In Zingiber officinale cultivar Zhangliang chromosome 1A, Zo_v1.1, whole genome shotgun sequence, a genomic segment contains:
- the LOC122034432 gene encoding uncharacterized protein LOC122034432: MSLEAAERDIISVTPEISRPKSSVGRNLTGKKEGSSEEKPVPHYLRASTNSCHDLCKYGIKHDVEVKKRRPIRKKKLANKDNPIGEKDEGTVANKLERGKKDYSDLPPEKPENDMPPEKIIQISDLPTEKIIQLFDSTTNPEEVSVQGSMDWEFDFPSSAKMTDSLVKHAPPNQDDGSSEETTCIELMTPSSVSPSNASDLHESNYLSEGLGLPVKPISINLDQKAVENVIAFSEIGPTEGSSTEPVVVKLMVSSSTEHINASVTHTSSILLEEIHHTSSNLLEGISEELNATFPVQEHTASSEHITLSELDASPVEVSSVKPKNHKNAISARKELANGGIPRKTTTLYGANKRGQKVGPLVAKAKGDITELKSADENIGAHGRTKIIRPAKVMVSGISNTKEKNSLSVISKSVISSKTETKQMNNNLVAETTRTVKKRALSAGKTANESSEPANPVKARDLLLKAMSQSTSSENLNQLQSDKISKVSSHSGREVNKVLGQSLSSLSVRSLTRKVSTRKLCKNRNITPIPLVKIENRAGKLGPKKESGECSGPKQENINLRSLKQNVRKHVEVNKSVGKEGNIGSKSLGVNEPDMRQAVAQGSSIVISKDKIGKPHRRTASIQSDKLSTPLKLKFSRGKVVNLQSENKAPRILKFRQAKIASDKQNAKGDVDTKFTVISKSQIDRPHRRTASVHLEDKFSTPQKLKFRRGKVTSLQPENNVPRILRFRRCKLASDNQNDEGDFHTKFLRSGRSVPNSNASLAKALLVVLKHQDVQKKKDTQRLLNQVIEETASKLVVTRKSKVKALVGAFETVISLHEGKVSPPRVPPTLSDASFPRLRAS, from the coding sequence ATGAGTTTAGAAGCAGCAGAGAGGGATATTATTTCTGTAACCCCTGAGATATCAAGGCCTAAAAGTTCAGTGGGAAGAAACCTGACAGGGAAAAAGGAAGGTTCATCTGAGGAAAAGCCAGTTCCTCATTACCTAAGAGCTTCCACAAATTCTTGCCATGATTTGTGCAAGTATGGAATAAAGCATGATGTCGAGGTTAAGAAAAGGCGACCTATTCGCAAAAAAAAATTAGCCAATAAAGACAACCCTATTGGTGAAAAAGATGAAGGCACCGTTGCTAACAAACTAGAGAGAGGAAAGAAAGATTATTCAGATTTGCCACCTGAGAAGCCAGAAAATGATATGCCACCTGAGAAGATAATTCAGATTTCTGATCTTCCAACTGAAAAGATAATTCAGCTTTTTGACTCGACTACAAATCCAGAAGAAGTTTCAGTTCAAGGTTCCATGGATTGGGAGTTCGATTTTCCCTCAAGTGCTAAGATGACTGATTCACTTGTTAAGCATGCACCTCCGAATCAAGATGACGGATCATCAGAGGAAACAACATGCATCGAACTAATGACGCCATCATCCGTTTCACCAAGCAATGCTTCTGATTTGCATGAGTCAAATTATCTGTCAGAAGGATTAGGATTACCTGTGAAGCCCATAAGCATCAATCTAGATCAGAAAGCAGTGGAGAATGTCATTGCCTTTAGCGAGATTGGACCTACAGAAGGATCATCAACTGAACCTGTCGTGGTAAAACTCATGGTTTCATCATCAACTGAACACATCAATGCTTCGGTCACTCATACATCTTCCATTCTTCTAGAAGAGATCCACCATACATCTTCCAATCTTCTAGAAGGGATCTCTGAAGAGCTGAATGCCACATTTCCTGTACAGGAACACACTGCTTCTAGTGAGCATATCACTTTAAGCGAACTGGACGCATCGCCTGTTGAAGTCTCAAGCGTGAagcctaagaatcacaaaaatgcAATATCAGCCAGGAAGGAACTTGCCAATGGTGGTATACCACGCAAGACAACAACACTATACGGTGCAAATAAAAGGGGACAAAAGGTAGGTCCTCTAGTAGCCAAAGCAAAAGGAGATATAACTGAACTCAAAAGTGCAGATGAAAATATTGGCGCCCACGGAAGAACCAAAATCATTCGACCTGCAAAGGTCATGGTATCTGGGATTTCAAATACAAAGGAAAAGAATTCGTTAAGTGTAATAAGCAAATCGGTAATTTCTAGTAAGACAGAGACTAAACAGATGAATAACAACCTTGTTGCTGAGACAACCAGGACAGTCAAGAAAAGAGCTTTATCAGCTGGTAAGACTGCTAATGAATCTTCTGAGCCAGCCAACCCCGTGAAAGCCAGGGATCTCTTACTTAAAGCTATGTCTCAATCAACTTCTTCAGAAAATCTGAATCAATTACAGAGTGATAAGATAAGCAAGGTTTCAAGCCATTCAGGTAGAGAAGTGAACAAAGTACTGGGGCAATCCTTGAGTTCTCTATCTGTGCGATCCCTTACTAGAAAAGTTTCAACAAGAAAGTTATGTAAAAACAGGAATATAACCCCCATCCCTCTGGTGAAAATTGAAAACAGAGCTGGGAAACTGGGACCAAAGAAAGAAAGTGGTGAATGTAGTGGGCCAAAACAAGAGAACATAAATCTCAGGTCTCTGAAGCAAAATGTTAGAAAGCATGTGGAAGTGAATAAATCTGTTGGGAAAGAGGGTAACATTGGTTCTAAATCTCTTGGAGTGAATGAACCTGATATGAGACAAGCAGTAGCACAAGGAAGCTCCATTGTTATATCGAAGGATAAAATTGGTAAACCACATAGAAGAACCGCAAGCATCCAGTCAGATAAATTATCTACACCTCTCAAGTTGAAATTCAGCAGAGGTAAGGTAGTCAACCTGCAATCTGAGAACAAGGCACCAAGAATACTGAAATTCAGACAGGCTAAAATAGCAAGTGACAAACAAAATGCTAAAGGTGACGTTGATACAAAATTTACTGTTATCTCCAAGAGTCAGATTGACAGACCACATAGAAGAACCGCAAGTGTCCACTTGGAAGATAAATTTTCCACCCCTCAGAAGTTGAAATTCAGAAGAGGTAAGGTCACTAGCCTGCAACCTGAGAACAATGTGCCAAGAATTCTCAGATTCAGACGTTGTAAATTGGCAAGTGACAACCAAAACGATGAAGGAGATTTCCATACAAAGTTTCTTAGGAGTGGTCGAAGTGTTCCAAACTCCAATGCTTCCCTTGCAAAAGCACTTCTAGTCGTTCTGAAGCACCAAGATGTGCAGAAAAAGAAAGACACACAACGTTTGTTGAATCAGGTGATTGAGGAAACTGCTAGTAAACTTGTTGTGACAAGGAAGAGCAAGGTGAAGGCCCTGGTTGGTGCTTTTGAAACTGTTATCTCACTTCACGAAGGCAAAGTGTCTCCTCCTCGAGTTCCACCAACTCTTTCTGATGCTTCATTTCCACGATTGCGTGCGTCATAA